Proteins co-encoded in one Medicago truncatula cultivar Jemalong A17 chromosome 8, MtrunA17r5.0-ANR, whole genome shotgun sequence genomic window:
- the LOC11426135 gene encoding MLP-like protein 28 → MVLAGKLSTEIGIKASSDKFFKLFASNIHEVQNICESVHETKLHQGDEWHHSDSVKHWTHVRDGKVYTCHESFEEIDEKNKKIVHKIFGEEIDEQYKVFKLIIEVIDKADGTTSVKWTVEYEKINEDIEPPNSWMEYLSKCTRDIDAHLVKQAKVAP, encoded by the exons atggtgcTTGCTGGTAAACTTAGTACTGAAATTGGGATCAAAGCATCCTCTGACAAGTTCTTCAAACTATTCGCATCAAATATTCACGAAGTGCAAAACATTTGTGAAAGTGTTCATGAAACCAAGCTGCATCAAGGTGATGAATGGCATCACTCTGATTCAGTTAAACACTGGACTCATGTCCGAG ATGGTAAGGTATACACATGTCATGAAAGTTTTGAAGAAATTgatgaaaagaacaaaaaaatcgTTCACAAGATCTTTGGTGAAGAAATTGATGAGCAATATAAGGTCTTTAAGCTCATCATTGAAGTAATTGATAAGGCTGATGGCACTACTTCTGTTAAATGGACTGTTGAATATGAGAAGATCAATGAGGATATTGAACCTCCAAATAGTTGGATGGAATACCTTAGCAAATGCACTCGAGACATTGATGCTCATCTTGTCAAGCAAGCAAAGGTTGCTCCATAA
- the LOC11406818 gene encoding uncharacterized protein has protein sequence MDPPLSFTIPQEDFLLIHQMDRDLYKILVTDLSRDPSESMRLLAMWLWLEKVGFHNVVKNIMSLPIILINEIADESMTCLTCLTNNYNTSVFSMSSSEANDIPLLQSLIENEISLKFFLHNRVEAIQGVEKTRREVCMRAFGDIMQQAMMRNLAERMVENNNFLFGSAGPMNLQFGSVGIAAEMVQQQSNNNGRRGRIIPADERTLFVTFSKGYRVEEWEVREYFTMAYGDCIEALFMQETQPNEQPLFARIVFHMVSTIDMILRGASKVKFSINRKHVWVRKFVPKRTKTDRNILLGETSDFGFGATR, from the coding sequence ATGGatcctccactttctttcacCATTCCTCAAGAGGATTTTCTCCTGATCCACCAAATGGACAGAGACCTCTACAAAATCCTTGTCACAGACCTTTCTCGTGATCCATCCGAGTCCATGCGATTGCTTGCTATGTGGCTTTGGTTGGAAAAAGTTGGTTTTCATAACGTTGTGAAAAATATTATGTCTTTGCCAATTATTTTGATCAATGAAATTGCTGATGAATCAATGACATGTCTCACATGTCTTACCAACAACTATAACACTTCTGTATTTTCAATGTCATCTTCTGAAGCAAATGATATTCCACTTCTTCAAAGTCTAATAGAAAATGAAATCTCTCTGAAATTCTTTCTTCATAATCGTGTGGAAGCAATTCAAGGGGTGGAGAAAACAAGAAGAGAAGTATGTATGAGGGCATTTGGTGATATCATGCAACAAGCGATGATGAGAAACTTAGCAGAGAGAATGGTGGAgaacaataattttttgtttggttcgGCTGGACCAATGAATCTgcagtttggttcggttgggATTGCAGCTGAAATGGTGCAACAACAGAGCAACAACAatggaagaagaggaagaatcaTACCAGCGGATGAGAGGACATTGTTTGTGACATTTTCGAAAGGGTATCGTGTTGAAGAGTGGGAAGTTAGAGAATATTTTACCATGGCTTATGGAGATTGTATTGAGGCTTTGTTTATGCAAGAAACTCAACCAAATGAGCAACCGCTTTTCGCCAGAATTGTTTTTCATATGGTAAGTACTATTGACATGATTCTGAGAGGGGCTTCTAAAGtcaaattttcaatcaataGGAAACATGTGTGGGTCAGAAAGTTTGTTCCGAAAAGAACAAAGACCGACAGAAATATACTTCTTGGAGAGACTTCTGATTTTGGGTTCGGAGCTACTAGGTAG